A window from Cellulomonas sp. C5510 encodes these proteins:
- a CDS encoding LmeA family phospholipid-binding protein gives MTRHPGPDRARATAPDRAPRRRPAGPRPRRRLAVLGAVLAGLLVVVAGADVAVRWWAEGRAADRLATELAGRGLRDVDVHLGGVLVLPQLLRGHLDGVVVSALVPFDVLDAAVLPWGGGSGSGAAGSLDGLRWSGEDGLLVARGELTRRSLTLPVAVASEVSAADGVLVLTPRTVTVSGVTLPVDRAAGVLPARLGDLLQPRRVDVGALAPERLDGAEVRSASVTAEGVAIAVAVPGDALPSSAAPRATAPVPEPPAP, from the coding sequence GTGACCCGACACCCCGGTCCCGACCGAGCCCGCGCCACGGCGCCCGACCGTGCGCCACGACGACGGCCCGCCGGTCCCCGCCCCCGGCGGCGGCTGGCGGTCCTGGGCGCGGTCCTCGCGGGGCTGCTCGTCGTGGTGGCCGGAGCCGACGTCGCCGTCCGGTGGTGGGCGGAGGGTCGCGCCGCCGACCGGCTCGCCACCGAGCTCGCCGGGCGCGGGCTGCGGGACGTCGACGTGCACCTCGGCGGCGTCCTGGTGCTGCCGCAGCTCCTCCGCGGTCACCTCGACGGGGTGGTCGTCTCGGCGCTGGTGCCGTTCGACGTGCTCGACGCCGCGGTCCTGCCCTGGGGCGGCGGCTCCGGCTCCGGGGCTGCCGGGTCGCTGGACGGCCTGCGGTGGTCCGGCGAGGACGGCCTGCTCGTCGCACGCGGCGAGCTGACGCGCCGGTCGCTGACCCTGCCGGTCGCGGTCGCGTCCGAGGTCTCCGCGGCCGACGGGGTCCTCGTCCTCACGCCGCGCACGGTCACCGTGTCGGGCGTGACCCTCCCGGTCGACCGTGCCGCCGGCGTGCTGCCGGCCCGTCTCGGGGACCTGCTCCAGCCCCGCCGCGTCGACGTCGGGGCGCTCGCGCCGGAGCGGCTCGACGGTGCCGAGGTGCGTTCCGCCTCCGTGACCGCGGAGGGGGTGGCGATCGCGGTCGCCGTCCCCGGCGACGCGCTGCCGTCGTCGGCGGCTCCGAGGGCGACGGCGCCCGTCCCGGAGCCGCCCGCCCCGTAG